The window ACCAGTGCTGACAATCCCCTCTGAGCAAGGACACCACAAAGCCTCTTCCACGTGCCTCCCTCACCTAGCCATGCTCTCCCTGTTTGTCAGTACTGGCACATGTGCCTACCTGAAgccctcctccatcccatccccatccctggatcTGGTGGTGGCAGTTCTGTACTCGGTGGTGTCTCCAGCAGTGAACCCCCTCATCTACAGCATGAGGAACCAGGAGCTCAAGGATGCTCTGAGGAAGCTGGTGACTGGATGTGTTTCAGCATCCATACActgcctgctttcctctgcAAAGGGCTCTCAGTCTAGACCATGACAGGCCATATCTGTCTTCCCTGCTTTATATAtgtctttctgtttcagctggTGATGTTCTTGTCTTCATggaaatgtcagttttcatcCCCTCCTACCTCAGTATCTACGCACCTTCCGTGACACACAGACTGTGTCCTTGGGGGTCTCTCACTGTATTTCAGGGAAACAAATGATCCTGCGGCAGTTTCTTTGTGATATGGCTCTCTGGGATGGCTGCTCTGTtcctggagcaggaagagctcttgAGGAGCCAAGGGCCAGAGCTATTGTGCTGGAGTGGGGAGATGTGATGACATGGGGAGGCTGCAGACCTCTCAGGGTGTCCTGGCTAGGAGAGCAGGGGACACCAATTTACACATCATACACGTTAGTATAAATGCTTTTCagcccggtgggcccatgacacctcAGGCTATAGAAACAGGGGGCAGTCACCCCAAAGGGATGggttgctgcttgggtcaggctgggtatctcTCAGAGGGTGTTGAGCAACTCTATTGGGTGTCACTGCTGGCTCTtggtgcttttttccctttttggttttgtatctCTCTGCTTGTAGTTTCCATTATTTGAATAGCACTAACACTAATATTACAGTGTACTTGATTGCAGTTCCTGACCTGTTCTCATCTCCACCCAAGGGATTTACATTGttcccattctcctccccataccACCCACATGCTGAGCAagtggctgctggtgctgagttCCCAGCTGGGTTTCCACACTGACCCTCTCCTGGCCCTcttgctgtggcagcaggggctggatgTTTGCACTCTTGGAGATGGGTTTTTTGTATGGGCACACAGCTGGCAGCAGCGTTCTTTGGCTCAGGAAGCGCAGCTCCCCTCTGGGGCAGTGCTTGCCATAGAGCAGGGGAGGCCCAGCAACAGCTCCtgtcctggcactgctgctgtgggaccaCAGGGGCTTCTGCAGACATTGCCGCACTCAGGATTCTGCAAAGCCCACCAACTCCTTCCCACCTTCCACAATGCCCAGTGGGCTTCTGGGCTGTGCCTGCACCTACCAGTACCTGTCCCCACGGCTGGAATGGCTAGAGTGCCTGTTGCTGAGGTGGCAGTAGCTGTGGTGCTCATTGCTGGGGTTGCAGTAGAAGCAGTGCCTGTTGCTTTGCCATGAGATCCAGGGACTTTTTCTCCTTGAGGGCACTGGATAGTGCTGAGCAGGGCTCGGTGGCCATGGGACAGGCCCAGCACGCTGTGGTGATTTTGCCTCACCAGCATTGCCAGGATGGTGCTTTTTTCAGCTAATGGAGTAGTTTtcctggattttgcacttgttcagggGTGAAGTTCCACAGCATTGCAGGGACCACTGGCCTAGGcacttgcccatactatcccacacaccctgccactcgTAACTGCACAGCCTCGGGGAAGATGTTTTGGGGGTATGCTCACATAGATGTTTAACATTAAGCAGGATCTGAACCATACATAGCACCATGCTGGCTCCCAGCAAAGGGGCAGGTTGGTTTCATGGTTATccaaagaacatttaaaatcactgcagttCTCAAATGCTACTGTAAATAGCCTGGTGGGGAGGTGGAAGATGTGGGGGGACGTCTCCCCATAGGTTGGTCCTCCAGGTGAAAAAGCAAGAAGTACACTTATTAACAGTTCCCACAACGTGGATTCCAAAGTACAGAGGGGATGGCAATGCTGAGAACACAGACCAGATTAACAATTTCTAGTACAAAGATGTCAGCACTATTCTGAACATCAAGACAAAACCACGACTGTTTAAACCATGAGATTTATTATCAGTATAAATAACTATAATGTTATAAACaacaatgtatttataaataaagctaTAAAGAACACACGAATTTATTAAGAAAGCCATGAATAATatgaatttattaataaaagatataaataacaaatttatAAATGAAGCTATAAAACATACAAATTAATAGTTACaaataacataaatttattaataaagctATGAATATCATACATATTAATGAAGATATACAAATTTATgaataaagctataaataatATACAAATGCATGAagctataaataacataaatttattaataaagatataaataacatacaaatttatgacagctataaataacataaatttatgaataaagctataaaatacaaatttatgcagatataaaatacatttattaatacagctataaataacaaatttatgaacaaagctataaataacaaatttattaataaagcaataaataacatacaaatttatgaagaaaggtataaataacaaatttattaataaaactataacatacaaatttatgaagaaaggtACAAATAACATACATTTAttaataaagcaataaatatcATGCAAATTTATGAacaaagctataaataacaaatttatTCATAAAGCAATAAACAtacaaatttatgaagaaaggtataaataacataaatttattaataaaactagaaataacatacaaatttaGGAAGAAACCtataaataacatacaaatttatgaataaagcattaaataacatacaaatttatTAAGACAGCATTAAACATATATTAATGCAATTGTAAATAACAAACAAATCTATGAAGCTATAAATAACAATTTATTAATGAATCtataaataacatacaaatttatGACTATAACTAACATGTAAATTTATTAATGAAGCAACATGCAAATGTACGACTAAAGCTACAAATAccataaatttataaataaagcaataaataacatacaaatCTATGaagaaagctataaataacataaatttattAAAGAAGCTATAAATAACATACAGATTTATGCAGAAAGCTATAACATACAAATTTATTAAGAAAGCTCTAAATAacaaatttattaataaagcaataaaaaagacacatatttatgaagaaagatataaataacataaatttattaataaaactatatataacatacaaatttatgaagaaagctATAAATAGcataaatttattaataaagcaataaataacatGCAAGTTTATGAacaaagctataaataacaaatttatTAAGAAAGCCataaataacatacaaatttatGCAGaaaggtataacataaatttattaataaaactatAGATAACACACAAATTTATGAAGAAACCTATAAATAACAAACAAatctatgaagaaaaataacataaatttattaatctataaataacatacaaatttaCCACTATAACTAACATTATATATTATAGTATaacacatatattttatattatttatatataaatatataattatatgttTTATAATTATGATGATatgtatattattattataaatatatatattatattattaaataataataatggtccTGCTcgatgctcagaggaaggcaaaaaaccccccaggaccagtgccaatgtgtccggggggaaaattccttcctgaccccaaaTGTGGCGATCGGCTgttccctgagcatgtgagcaagacctgctcccgGGCCACAGGCTGCACACACCTACCAGGAGATCCCCGAGTCCTGTTCTCCCTCAACCTGGAGCTACATGAGAGGCTTCCAAGGTTGGCCAAAGACCCACGGCCTGGTCAACCTTTGCGGAAAAACCCTTCCTACAGCTGGGAGGGTGCTGCTTCTCGTTCTTCTGCCCCTTTTCTCATGAAGAAAggtataaataatatataagtTTATAAATAGAGCtataaataacatacaaatttatgaagaaagctATAATTAAtatacatttctgaaataaagctataaataataaatacatttataaataaagctaTATATAGCATACCTACTTataaataaagctataaataacatacaaattCAGGAAGAAAGCTATAAATAATATACATTTCTGAtataaagctataaataacatataaatttataaataaagctaTATATAGCATACCTACTTataaataaagctataaataacataaatttataaataaagctataaataacatacaaatttatGAAGAGAGCTATGAACAATAtacaaatttatgaagaaagctataaataacaCATAAATTGATGAATAGGGCTGTAAGTGACGTCCAAGTCAAGCAACACAACAGAAGAGGTGTGACGCTGAACCCAGTCCTCGGCTGTGTGCCGAGCGCTGCTGCCGGACTCGCAGGATGGAACCAGCCGGCAGCTGCTCCACGTGTTCACACGCTCCTCACTCCGCTGTCTTGCTCCAGAAGCAGCCTCGCTTGCAGGCTCCACCTTCCGGCTCCTCGGGATCTAGGAAGCAAACAACACCGAGGAACTATCACGCCTTGCCTATGGCTCGCCTGGCAGCACgcacagcatctctgctgccaCCAGGGACAGTCAAATCTGCCCAGAGGGGGCCTGCGACTTGAAAAGCTGAGGgtgtttttctcctgtgttcCAGCACACGTATCAGCAGCCTGGTGTGAAATTTATTTAGTGAGCTGAGCCAGAACGGTTGCACTCGTGCACTCGCTTCGGCAGTGTGCTGAGTTTTTCCCCTCTTACTTCAACAGTCAGTGTTCCCTTTGTGGCACTGTCACCCTCCAGCAAACATATCCACAGCCTGCATCCCAGTCTTGTGTACTGTGACATGCAGGCGTCTGACACAACTCCCACAGCTTCAGATTTTATTGAATGGTAGAATTTATTGACTGGTAGAATTTATTCCCTTGTCCACCTTGGGAGTCCTCAGCGCCAGCTTATCTATAGAAGCGTGTCGCTAAGTACGCTAAGAGCTGCTACGAGTGTAATAGTTGAAGGCCCAGTGAGCTACTGCAGACAGTAACTCAGCTCTTGTGATCTCCCCTTCCTGCAAGAGTTTCAGAGCAGCTGTCTTGCCCACCTCTAAAAAATGCAGGATCTCTTACTAGGGACTTACCCTGCCATGAGCTGTATCCTCTCTTCCTGCACCAAGGTTTTGCAGGGGACCGTGGCCATTCTGCAGGTTTGCTTGCAGAGTCTCGCgctgtttcagcagcagcagcgcttTCTATGGCCGCCCGGATGGAGCTTTCAAACAGCTCTCCATCCCAGCTGTCTGCAGGCTCCGGTGTCACTACATCAGCGCCACGTGATGCATACATGTTGTTGAAAAACTGGAACACCTCTTCATAACTTAGTTCTGGCAGCTTCTCCTCATCCTCAGATGCATGATGTGTCGCATCAGAGGGCAGGTGTTCAGCTGCAGAAGGTGGCTGCACTTCAGGACTCTgcgagaaaaaaaaatacagggaatTTCTAGATCAAAACCTCACAACCATTTTCAGTCAGGGCTGATGGATTTTACTGCTTCTGTGGACTGTGCAAGTGGTGACTGACAATCAGTACATCAGCAGGGCAGGATGATCAATGCTGCAGCTGGCTGCATCCCTCAGCAGGACCTTGGGGAAGTGTCTGCCCCAGAGCACACACAAGGGAAGCTGATTATTGGCCAGTGCTCAGGGAGATCCACAGGCAAAACACTGTCTTCTGTACCACCGACACAGCCCCTGCCACCCTGCTCCAGGAGAAACCGTTCGGGCTACACTAAGGCTCGGAAATCTCAAGCCCTTTTGATCCATCCTGTACACTACTCGTGTTGTCCTGCTCAGAGGCAGCCAGGCACTGATCTGGCACCACTGGTTTACACCCCTGCTTGTCTTTGGGCTGCTTGCACGCAGGGGACCTTCCACCAGTCTCTGCCCAGACGCACCAGCAGCTTTTGACTGGCAGTTCCCTGGCTGCGGATGCATAATCCAAGCAACCGCTAAGCAGGAAGTGGTTAACCGGGAAGTTACCAGGCCACTTATTGGTTAAGTAACCAGTCCTTCTCTTCTGACTCCATGGACTTGCTTCTCCAAGGAAGACCCTTTTGCAGTGTATTGCTATTACCTTTCAATCTAGCCACACCACCACCCCCTGACGACTCCTCTGGGACCACGTGCTATCCCAGACACTGATCTCAGCCTTCTGACATCAGAACTGATGTGATTGTGACTTCCCATCCCTCACACTGATCCTCATGTGCTGGAGGGAAAAGCAGCTCCCAACGGAAGTGAGAGCAAAAGATGCACTGCGTGAATAATAAATACCAGGCTATTCATGGCACGACTGGCTGTTGGCTATTCCTAACCTTACAGCAATGTTACCCTGGCCATAACCTGCCCACCTCGGGGAAGCTCatgttaaaacagaaaaacatgcaaaaagacAAAAGGTTTGTCTTTGCAAGACAAGAAACTGGATGATCAGGCTTGCATAGGTCAACCCTTTTTCAACACACACCAGCAGAGCTTGCTTTGCTTATCCcctgtgaggaaaagaagtATCTCCGTGCTGCTGGAATGTGGAATGAAGCCCCGTCAGTTTTACTGAGGTTCTTTTGCTATTTGATAAGCCAGGCCACCCAATGAGGTGCCATTTCCACCAGAATTCTAGAAAGCATTGACAGGAAGCACTGGAGCTCTCCTAGATAGGATATCTCTGAGCTGGGCCCAATTCCAAAAGTCAGCTTGGTTCTTCTCATTCGTCCCATTAAACTAAGGACTGCCACAAGCTGTCTGGGACACAGAAGTGGAGCTGATTCCCAGTATCATAGCATTAAAGAATCCCATTTTGTGCAGGCAAGGACTTTCTTCAAAGACAAGTGAAGACTCATGAACTAAAGCGAATTACGGTGAAGTCACACTTTTAAAAGTGTGAAGTCAACACATTTACAGGAAAAAGCACTCTGCCGATGAGGACACCCACTACGCCGCTGCCCTGAAACCTTACCTGCATTACAGCACTGCCCCTTTCATGTGTCAGAGCGGTGCTTTAAAATGGACATTGGCAAACCACGTTACTCTCCCTTTCTGAAGCAGATCCAGTCCCAaccttctctccttcctgcctcaagcccagcaccctgtgctcCATGCATGGggtctcctcccttccccctgctcTCTGTGCGCTGCGCTCACCTGCACAAAACCGCAGTCGGTGGACGccgcagctgcagcactggcgCTGACAGTCAGGGGCCCTCCATGGGCAGGGGGTGAACACTGAGGGATGGCTGCAAAATTCAAACACAGGGATCAGACTGCCAGAACTGGTGCCCAGTGGGTACAGTTCTGTTGCTGACTTGCATTAAACACTGCAGTAACCACTCGGGAAGCTAACTCCCTGAAATGTTATTAGGACCTCTCCCCTGACTGTAGGAACTTCATATTCACTCTATCTTCATATCACCTGTTTGATTTGGCTGCTTGACTGCCTCAACACAACATACCACGGAAAGGGGATTCACACAGGAAGGGCCTGcatgttcacacacacacacacactggaatGAAAATGCAATCTTATTCCAAAAAGCAGCTCTGTAGATGAAGCAGTTTCTGCAGGGCTCAGGTTTTGGTGACATGCACAGAGAGCTGACAAGGAAAGGCACTACTGGCAGCACAGACAATCTTTAAAATTTGCAGTTGTTCGGGTGAGGGAGAAATCCTTGATAAAATCAAATCTAGGCCAGTGTTCACAGTAATTAAATGGTACAAGGATGACATGAGACAGGCACGTGATCAGACCCGTTTCTTTGCAATGCCTGACACCTGCGTGGGATTCCTCACGAGACAGTTGCTGTGATAACCAATATGGATTTTAATACCTATACCTATTGCCCTTTTCCACACGAAATCCATGAACTTTTGTCCATTTTGGAGCAACAAACACAAGAGCTAACCAAGAGGGAGCGAGCTAGTGGACATCATTCCACAGCGGCACGAGACACGTGTCTGTCTCCTGTTACTTCAAAAGCTCATTCTGAGCAACCTTAGGATGAAATCTGGACACCTTTCAGAAGAACGCTCGGTGACCTG of the Melopsittacus undulatus isolate bMelUnd1 chromosome 1, bMelUnd1.mat.Z, whole genome shotgun sequence genome contains:
- the LOC117435924 gene encoding olfactory receptor 14J1-like, whose translation is MSYNHYMAICKPLHCGTSRACVHMAAAAWGSGFLNALLHAASTFSLCLCQGNAVEQFFCEIPQNLKLSCSHSYLREVGLLVVGACFSLGCFVFIAGSYVQIIRPVLTIPSEQGHHKASSTCLPHLAMLSLFVSTGTCAYLKPSSIPSPSLDLVVAVLYSVVSPAVNPLIYSMRNQELKDALRKLVTGCVSASIHCLLSSAKGSQSRP